In one window of Nocardiopsis aegyptia DNA:
- the metE gene encoding 5-methyltetrahydropteroyltriglutamate--homocysteine S-methyltransferase, which translates to MTTTPTGPRPPVRSTVHGYPRIGPRRELKRACESYWKGATSAHELDTVASGLRTGVLAQLRAAGVDDLPSNTFSLYDHVLDTAVLFDLVPSRFASPAAAADRDEELRRYFAMARGDQDAPPLEMTKWFDTNYHYLVPELSPSTRPRLVGDTPVAEFREAAAAGFHTRPVLLGPLTFLMLAKAADDAPDDWDPLTLLDQLLDAYARLLAELRSAGATEVQLDEPILATDEGRAATGRLEHAYQRLGALTERPALLVSTYFGSIGAPALRVLKESPVEAVGLDLVTDDEAVDDLVQVSGLGSTRLVAGIVDGRNVWRTDVRAAAATLGTLLALADDITVSTSCSLLHVPIDLDAETALPPELRGALAFAKQKAEETALLARVLSEGGEVDDASATRPPSFTDARVRARLDALGPQAERRTKVRGLPTDTPLTTTTIGSFPQTPDLRRARAAHRRGELPDQDYTKLLREEIDRVIALQEDIGLDVLVHGEPERNDMVQYFAEQLRGYATTEYGWVQSYGSRCVRPPILYGDVSRPAPMTVEWITYAQGRTDKPVKGMLTGPVTMLAWSFVRTDQPLGETARQVALALRDEVADLERAGIRHIQVDEAALRELLPLRREHHQDYLDWAVGSFRLATGGVAPTTTVHTHMCYSEFGLIVDGIEALDADVTSVEAARSRMELVADLGRRGYRRGIGPGVYDIHSPRVPTVEEIEESLRLAVAHIDPHKLWVNPDCGLKTRRYAEAEQALRNMVEAARRVRADLAP; encoded by the coding sequence ATGACCACGACCCCGACGGGCCCGCGCCCGCCCGTGCGCTCCACCGTGCACGGCTACCCGAGGATCGGCCCGCGCCGCGAACTGAAGCGCGCCTGCGAGTCCTACTGGAAGGGCGCCACCAGCGCGCACGAGCTCGACACCGTCGCCTCCGGCCTGCGCACGGGCGTCCTCGCCCAGCTGCGCGCGGCGGGCGTCGACGACCTGCCCTCCAACACGTTCTCCCTCTACGACCACGTCCTGGACACGGCGGTCCTGTTCGACCTGGTCCCGTCGCGCTTCGCGTCCCCGGCCGCCGCGGCCGACCGCGACGAGGAGCTGCGCCGCTACTTCGCGATGGCCCGCGGCGACCAGGACGCGCCGCCCCTGGAAATGACCAAGTGGTTCGACACCAACTACCACTACCTGGTCCCCGAACTCTCCCCGAGCACCCGGCCCCGCCTGGTCGGCGACACACCCGTCGCCGAGTTCCGGGAGGCCGCCGCGGCCGGGTTCCACACCCGTCCGGTCCTGCTCGGGCCGCTGACCTTCCTGATGCTGGCCAAGGCCGCCGACGACGCCCCCGACGACTGGGACCCGCTCACCCTGCTCGACCAGCTGCTCGACGCCTACGCCCGGCTCCTGGCCGAGCTGCGGTCGGCCGGAGCCACCGAGGTCCAGCTCGACGAACCGATCCTGGCCACCGACGAGGGCCGCGCCGCCACCGGCCGCCTGGAACACGCCTACCAGCGGCTGGGCGCGCTCACCGAGCGCCCCGCCCTGCTGGTGTCCACCTACTTCGGCTCCATCGGCGCCCCCGCGCTGCGCGTGCTCAAGGAGTCCCCGGTCGAGGCGGTGGGGCTGGACCTGGTCACCGATGACGAGGCCGTCGACGACCTGGTGCAGGTGTCCGGTCTCGGTTCGACGCGCCTGGTGGCCGGGATCGTGGACGGGCGCAACGTGTGGCGCACCGACGTTCGGGCCGCCGCGGCCACGCTCGGCACACTGCTCGCCCTGGCCGACGACATCACCGTCAGTACCTCGTGCTCCCTGCTGCACGTGCCCATCGACCTGGACGCGGAGACGGCGCTGCCGCCCGAACTGCGCGGAGCGCTGGCCTTCGCCAAGCAGAAGGCCGAGGAGACCGCCCTGCTCGCCCGGGTGCTCTCCGAAGGGGGCGAGGTCGACGACGCGTCGGCCACCCGGCCCCCGTCCTTCACCGACGCCCGCGTGCGCGCACGCCTGGACGCGCTCGGGCCGCAGGCGGAACGGCGCACCAAGGTCAGGGGTCTGCCCACGGACACGCCCCTGACCACCACCACGATCGGGTCCTTCCCCCAGACCCCCGACCTGCGCCGTGCCCGCGCCGCCCACCGCCGGGGCGAGCTGCCCGACCAGGACTACACCAAGCTCCTGCGCGAGGAGATCGACCGGGTCATCGCCCTCCAGGAGGACATCGGACTGGACGTCCTCGTGCACGGCGAGCCCGAGCGCAACGACATGGTGCAGTACTTCGCCGAGCAGTTGCGGGGCTACGCCACGACCGAGTACGGGTGGGTGCAGTCCTACGGGTCCCGGTGCGTGCGCCCGCCGATCCTCTACGGGGATGTCTCCCGCCCCGCGCCGATGACGGTCGAGTGGATCACCTACGCGCAGGGGCGGACCGACAAGCCGGTCAAGGGCATGCTCACCGGCCCCGTCACCATGCTGGCCTGGTCGTTCGTCCGCACCGACCAGCCGCTGGGTGAGACCGCCCGCCAGGTGGCGCTGGCCCTGCGCGACGAGGTCGCCGACCTGGAGCGCGCCGGGATCCGGCACATCCAGGTGGACGAGGCCGCCCTGCGCGAGCTGCTGCCGCTGCGCCGGGAGCACCACCAGGACTACCTCGACTGGGCGGTGGGCTCGTTCCGCCTGGCCACCGGCGGTGTCGCGCCGACCACGACCGTCCACACGCACATGTGCTACTCGGAGTTCGGCCTGATCGTCGACGGGATCGAGGCGCTCGACGCCGACGTCACCAGCGTCGAGGCGGCCCGCTCCCGCATGGAGCTCGTGGCCGACCTGGGCCGTCGCGGCTACCGTCGGGGGATCGGCCCGGGCGTGTACGACATCCACTCCCCACGGGTGCCCACGGTCGAGGAGATCGAGGAGTCGCTGCGCCTGGCGGTCGCCCACATCGATCCGCACAAGCTGTGGGTCAACCCCGACTGCGGGCTGAAGACCCGCCGCTACGCCGAGGCGGAGCAGGCCCTGCGCAACATGGTCGAGGCGGCCCGCCGCGTCCGCGCCGACCTCGCCCCCTGA
- a CDS encoding polysaccharide deacetylase family protein, with translation MAPDRPLITVVVALVVLLGLVYMATRPSGLMAPVDSEHTSNESTEDASAPEVPATGEPDELTVVDPDHVVDLDEAELAYDGDLDVAVTYPVLPNAEPLTDFLDRTLAASVDAFDAANPGAESYEAEWQLTAANDDVVGVRMTSLETDSEGTRECHTTYWYDTATGQTFESTRLFGGQEQLAEVNSLVKEGVPDTANTDTIHPVGALYDSVGFNPDGDLVVEFDDGQVAEPDEGRVHAVLDREGTEPLLSELGTRVREAATVGVRGYSIAGPPEADKDGQDAPTPGHLSPVDDGVDCSDPETKCVALTYDDGPGGGTPALLDMLAEYDARATFFVTGVPVMEDPLTVRRAYAEGHEIANHTLGHPDLTGLSESGVRSELATVQAQVYRETGYMPDLMRPPYGATDETVAAVTADMGLAQILWSIDTNDWKDRNASVVKGRALDGASDGAIILMHDIHPTSIAASRGIIRELDARGYTMVTVSQLLGPTEPGETYVDGVPAPPEESPAPDEDDGPHGDE, from the coding sequence ATGGCTCCAGACCGCCCCCTGATCACGGTCGTGGTCGCGCTGGTGGTCCTGTTGGGACTGGTGTACATGGCGACCCGTCCCTCGGGGCTGATGGCGCCGGTCGACTCGGAGCACACCTCGAACGAGTCCACCGAGGACGCGAGCGCCCCCGAGGTGCCCGCGACCGGCGAGCCCGACGAGCTGACGGTGGTCGACCCCGACCATGTCGTGGACCTCGACGAGGCCGAACTCGCCTACGACGGCGACCTCGACGTGGCGGTCACCTACCCCGTCCTGCCCAACGCCGAGCCGCTGACCGACTTCCTCGACCGGACGCTGGCCGCGAGCGTCGACGCGTTCGACGCCGCCAACCCGGGTGCGGAGTCCTACGAGGCCGAGTGGCAGCTCACCGCCGCCAACGACGACGTGGTGGGCGTGCGCATGACGAGCCTGGAGACCGACTCCGAGGGCACGCGGGAGTGCCACACCACCTACTGGTACGACACCGCGACCGGGCAGACCTTCGAGTCCACCCGTCTGTTCGGCGGGCAGGAGCAGCTGGCCGAGGTCAACAGCCTGGTCAAGGAGGGCGTGCCGGACACCGCGAACACCGACACCATCCACCCGGTCGGCGCGCTGTACGACTCCGTCGGGTTCAACCCCGACGGCGACCTGGTCGTGGAGTTCGACGACGGGCAGGTGGCGGAGCCGGACGAGGGGCGCGTGCACGCGGTCCTCGACCGCGAGGGGACCGAGCCCCTGCTGTCGGAGCTGGGCACGCGCGTGCGCGAGGCGGCGACCGTCGGGGTGCGGGGGTACTCGATCGCCGGGCCGCCCGAGGCGGACAAGGACGGCCAGGACGCGCCGACGCCGGGTCACCTGTCCCCCGTCGACGACGGGGTGGACTGCTCCGATCCCGAGACGAAGTGCGTGGCGCTGACCTACGACGACGGCCCCGGCGGGGGCACCCCAGCGCTGCTGGACATGCTCGCGGAGTACGACGCGCGGGCCACGTTCTTCGTCACGGGCGTGCCGGTCATGGAGGACCCGCTGACGGTGCGTCGGGCCTACGCCGAGGGACACGAGATCGCCAACCACACTCTGGGCCACCCCGACCTGACGGGGCTGAGCGAGAGCGGTGTGCGGTCGGAGCTGGCCACCGTGCAGGCGCAGGTCTACCGCGAGACGGGGTACATGCCCGATCTCATGCGTCCGCCCTACGGCGCGACCGACGAGACGGTCGCGGCCGTGACCGCGGACATGGGGCTGGCGCAGATCCTGTGGAGCATCGACACCAACGACTGGAAGGACCGCAACGCGTCGGTGGTGAAGGGCCGGGCGCTGGACGGCGCCTCCGACGGCGCCATCATCCTCATGCACGACATCCATCCGACGTCGATCGCCGCGTCCAGGGGGATCATCCGTGAACTGGACGCACGGGGCTACACCATGGTCACCGTGTCCCAGCTGCTCGGTCCCACCGAGCCGGGCGAGACCTACGTCGACGGTGTCCCCGCACCGCCCGAGGAGAGCCCCGCGCCGGACGAGGACGACGGCCCCCACGGGGACGAGTAG
- a CDS encoding polysaccharide deacetylase family protein, with the protein MSATRVPQVRAGYRPAWVRLRRTGAALAAALLPVAGCATITGGVTGAPEDIGVLVDPAEAAEAAVDEWTGDAADFEDHPYRPEGVEISVAHPAFAGAAERFTTGLAAQVDRDVQDFRGASREPVSLDIDWELVAAGDDVLGVRLVRTETDLHGTRQAYGTYWYDARSGLTRYATELVRDQAALAELNGLVATALADDPNVGTEVLYPVLGTYDSMGFNTDGDLVVEFDDGHLSPPREGHPPDPAPGRITAVLESEDVAPLLSDLGERARAASLVEEPDLDVPEPSVDHEERPEVPGEITAGSGVDCAAEDAKCIALTFDDGPAETTPHLLDTLAEEEVPATFFLNGNPALTYPSVLRRAYAEGHEIANHNDLHEHLPEYEADRLTAEMAVVSALVRRNTGDTVELFRPPFGASSPEVLEEIGEQEMAQVLWSSDSEDWMEIDRDKIVERVLEQAEPGGVVLLHDTLPATLAAVPEIVERLREDGYEFATVSETVGDPEVGDSYPEGETVPEIDG; encoded by the coding sequence GTGTCAGCGACCCGAGTTCCCCAGGTCAGGGCCGGGTACCGCCCGGCATGGGTCCGGTTGCGGAGGACCGGTGCGGCCCTCGCCGCGGCGCTCCTGCCGGTGGCCGGCTGCGCGACGATCACCGGGGGCGTGACCGGCGCGCCCGAGGACATCGGCGTCCTGGTCGACCCGGCCGAGGCCGCCGAGGCGGCGGTGGACGAGTGGACCGGTGACGCCGCAGACTTCGAGGACCATCCCTACCGGCCGGAAGGCGTGGAGATCAGTGTCGCCCACCCGGCGTTCGCGGGGGCGGCGGAGCGGTTCACCACGGGCCTGGCCGCGCAGGTGGACCGGGACGTCCAGGACTTCCGCGGGGCCAGCCGGGAGCCGGTGAGCCTGGACATCGACTGGGAGCTGGTCGCGGCGGGGGACGACGTCCTGGGCGTGCGCCTGGTCCGGACGGAGACGGACCTGCACGGCACGCGCCAGGCGTACGGGACCTACTGGTACGACGCGCGGAGCGGGCTGACCCGCTACGCCACCGAACTCGTCCGCGACCAGGCGGCGCTGGCGGAGCTGAACGGTCTGGTGGCCACGGCTCTGGCCGACGACCCGAACGTCGGCACGGAGGTGCTGTACCCGGTGCTGGGGACCTACGACTCGATGGGGTTCAACACCGACGGCGACCTGGTCGTGGAGTTCGACGACGGCCACCTGTCACCGCCCCGTGAGGGGCACCCGCCCGACCCCGCGCCGGGTCGGATCACCGCCGTCCTGGAGTCAGAGGACGTGGCCCCGCTCCTGTCCGACCTGGGCGAGCGCGCGCGGGCGGCGTCGCTCGTGGAGGAGCCCGACCTCGACGTGCCCGAGCCGAGCGTCGACCACGAGGAGCGCCCGGAGGTCCCCGGTGAGATCACGGCGGGCAGCGGCGTGGACTGCGCAGCCGAGGACGCCAAGTGCATCGCGCTGACCTTCGACGACGGACCGGCCGAGACCACGCCCCACCTGCTCGACACCCTGGCGGAGGAGGAGGTGCCGGCGACGTTCTTCCTCAACGGGAACCCGGCGCTGACCTACCCCAGCGTCCTGCGCCGCGCGTACGCGGAGGGCCACGAGATCGCCAACCACAACGATCTGCACGAGCACCTGCCCGAGTACGAGGCCGACCGGTTGACCGCGGAGATGGCGGTGGTGAGCGCACTCGTGCGGCGCAACACCGGGGACACCGTGGAGCTGTTCCGACCGCCGTTCGGCGCGAGTTCGCCCGAGGTCCTGGAGGAGATCGGGGAGCAGGAGATGGCCCAGGTCCTGTGGAGCTCGGACAGCGAGGACTGGATGGAGATCGACCGCGACAAGATCGTGGAGCGGGTCCTGGAACAGGCCGAACCGGGCGGGGTGGTCCTGCTGCACGACACGCTCCCGGCGACCCTGGCGGCCGTACCGGAGATCGTCGAGCGGCTGCGCGAGGACGGCTACGAGTTCGCGACGGTCAGCGAGACCGTCGGCGACCCCGAGGTCGGCGATTCCTATCCCGAGGGTGAGACCGTCCCGGAGATCGACGGCTGA
- a CDS encoding quinone-dependent dihydroorotate dehydrogenase produces the protein MFYQILFRSALRHLDAEKAHKLSFAALRGAAAVPGVAAAMGRVLGPREPELTVRALGQEFPGPLGLAAGFDKNAESPDGLAALGFGFVEIGTVTAQPQPGNPTPRLFRLVQDRAIVNRMGFNNEGSALVAERLHHQRGRRRPVLGVNIGKTKVTPEAEAPADYATSARRLAPYADYMVVNVSSPNTPGLRNLQGVEQLRPLLAAVREALAESGHASLPLLVKIAPDLADEDIDAVADLALAEGLDGIIATNTTISREGLSASEDEVAAAGAGGLSGAPLKQRSLEVLRRLRARVGGQVTLVAVGGIETPEDAWERIRSGATLVQGYTGLIYGGPLWPRRIHRGLARLVRAAGYASVGEAVGVDAPAPALTLAEDPAGRTA, from the coding sequence TTGTTCTACCAGATTCTCTTCCGCTCGGCGCTGCGCCACCTGGACGCTGAGAAGGCGCACAAGCTGAGCTTCGCGGCCCTGCGCGGCGCCGCGGCCGTGCCCGGCGTGGCCGCCGCCATGGGCCGGGTCCTGGGACCGCGCGAGCCGGAGCTGACGGTGCGCGCCCTGGGACAGGAGTTCCCCGGGCCGCTCGGGCTCGCGGCGGGTTTCGACAAGAACGCGGAGAGCCCCGACGGACTGGCCGCGCTCGGCTTCGGGTTCGTGGAGATCGGCACCGTCACCGCCCAGCCGCAGCCGGGCAACCCCACGCCGCGACTGTTCCGCCTGGTCCAGGACCGCGCCATCGTCAACCGCATGGGCTTCAACAACGAGGGCTCCGCCCTGGTCGCCGAGCGCCTGCACCACCAGCGCGGCCGACGCCGTCCGGTGCTCGGCGTCAACATCGGCAAGACCAAGGTGACGCCCGAGGCCGAGGCACCCGCCGACTACGCCACCAGTGCCCGCCGGCTGGCGCCCTACGCCGACTACATGGTGGTCAACGTCAGCTCGCCCAACACCCCGGGCCTGCGCAACCTGCAGGGTGTGGAGCAGTTGCGCCCGCTGCTGGCCGCGGTGCGCGAGGCCCTGGCCGAGTCCGGGCACGCGTCGCTGCCGCTGCTGGTCAAGATCGCTCCGGATCTGGCCGACGAGGACATCGACGCCGTCGCCGACCTGGCCCTGGCCGAGGGTCTGGACGGCATCATCGCCACCAACACCACCATCTCCCGCGAGGGGCTCTCGGCCTCCGAGGACGAGGTGGCGGCCGCCGGAGCGGGCGGCCTGTCCGGTGCCCCGCTCAAGCAGCGGTCGCTGGAGGTGCTGCGCCGCCTGCGCGCCCGCGTGGGCGGCCAGGTCACGCTGGTCGCGGTCGGTGGTATCGAGACGCCCGAGGACGCCTGGGAGCGGATCCGCTCCGGAGCGACCCTCGTCCAGGGCTACACGGGGCTCATCTACGGCGGCCCGCTCTGGCCGCGCCGGATCCACCGCGGCCTGGCCCGGCTCGTCCGCGCCGCCGGCTACGCCTCGGTGGGCGAGGCCGTGGGCGTGGACGCCCCGGCTCCCGCGCTGACCCTGGCGGAGGACCCCGCGGGCCGGACCGCCTGA
- a CDS encoding proteasome assembly chaperone family protein, giving the protein MRDPADLYQLHPGFDDVAGLAMLVCLDGFVDAGHTGRQMASELFDRSTAEEIATFDTDRLVDYRSRRPTMTFVENVWTDYDAPKLALYRMFDQDDVPFLLLHGPEPDREWEGFVAAVAELVDHFSITLTLSVHGIPMAVPHTRPVTVTPHSTRPELVAGHTPWIGRVEVPGSAVSLLEFRLGERGHDFIGYAVHVPSYLAQSPYPRAAIAAVEFVAGATGLALPSQGLEDVAGATDVDIAEQVAASEEVQRVVTNLERQYDDIMSSRTDPEERTTLPLAEEEAGLPTADELGAELERYLAEREGDGNG; this is encoded by the coding sequence GTGCGTGACCCCGCAGATCTGTACCAACTCCATCCCGGATTCGACGACGTCGCCGGTCTGGCGATGCTGGTCTGTCTGGACGGCTTCGTCGACGCCGGACACACCGGGCGCCAGATGGCCTCGGAGCTGTTCGACCGGTCCACCGCGGAGGAGATCGCGACCTTCGACACCGACCGACTCGTGGACTACCGCTCCCGGCGCCCGACGATGACCTTCGTGGAGAACGTCTGGACCGACTACGACGCTCCCAAGCTCGCCCTCTACCGCATGTTCGACCAGGACGACGTGCCCTTCCTGCTCCTGCACGGGCCCGAGCCGGACCGAGAGTGGGAGGGCTTCGTCGCCGCCGTCGCCGAGCTCGTCGACCACTTCTCCATCACTCTCACCCTCAGCGTCCACGGCATCCCGATGGCGGTGCCGCACACCCGACCCGTGACCGTGACCCCGCACTCCACCCGGCCCGAGCTGGTGGCCGGCCACACACCGTGGATCGGCCGCGTCGAGGTGCCCGGCAGCGCGGTGTCGCTGCTGGAGTTCCGGCTGGGCGAGCGCGGCCACGACTTCATCGGCTACGCCGTCCACGTGCCCAGCTACCTCGCCCAGTCCCCGTACCCCAGGGCCGCCATCGCCGCGGTGGAGTTCGTGGCCGGGGCGACCGGGCTGGCCCTGCCCAGCCAGGGGCTGGAGGACGTCGCGGGGGCCACGGACGTCGACATCGCGGAACAGGTGGCGGCCTCCGAGGAGGTCCAGCGTGTCGTGACCAACCTGGAGCGGCAGTACGACGACATCATGTCCTCACGGACCGACCCCGAGGAGCGGACCACGCTCCCGTTGGCCGAGGAGGAGGCCGGTCTGCCCACCGCCGACGAACTCGGCGCGGAACTCGAACGCTACCTCGCCGAGCGCGAGGGCGACGGAAACGGATAG
- a CDS encoding ABC-ATPase domain-containing protein, translated as MAGRDGGGGRGGGYGGGRGGGGGGRGGGGGGRGGGGGRRRPEPEPIRGVRDDARLSSELLRMDGASYGRYKTLKGDWDFGDFTLTVERVQADPFAPPSRVRVLVPDSGIPKSAWGDPVRRRATADYLGRRARRLLKGSLLKIDTGGQEVIERSSCRLTDGGFDLRIGIDLPGHGRRIDGRGAEREFCRTLPGLVDDLDWEEIDEAEAVAFADSVADTVALRSRLAERGLVAFVADGAVLPRSSGVSDQPMTSGVVPFDSPESLRVSVDLPHRGTVTGMGVPEGITLIVGGGFHGKSTLLHALERGVYDHVPGDGRELVVTRDDAVKIRAEEGRRVERTDVSAFVRNLPTGADTSDFRTENASGSTSQAANICEAVEAGAHTLLVDEDSTATNLMIRDERMQALVHGDREPLIPFIDLVRPLHRDHGVSTVLVMGGSGDYFDVADLVVMLDAYHPHDVTARARALAHDRADADFALPRARVVDPGSVDDSTARGRGRIKRRDMDVLVFGDSDIDVRALEQFVDPGQITGAGLALRALVRGGHLDGTRTLAEALAALDRALAADGVTLLGGDFGGDYALPRRFEVAATLNRLRTLRVRDLHR; from the coding sequence ATGGCGGGACGCGACGGGGGCGGCGGCCGAGGCGGCGGCTACGGCGGCGGCCGAGGCGGCGGAGGCGGCGGTCGCGGCGGCGGAGGCGGCGGTCGCGGCGGCGGGGGCGGCAGGCGCAGGCCCGAGCCGGAACCCATCCGGGGTGTCCGCGACGACGCCCGGCTCTCATCCGAACTCCTCAGGATGGACGGCGCCTCCTACGGCCGCTACAAGACCCTCAAGGGCGACTGGGACTTCGGCGACTTCACCCTGACCGTGGAGCGCGTGCAGGCCGACCCCTTCGCCCCGCCCTCGCGCGTGCGGGTGCTCGTGCCCGACAGCGGTATCCCCAAGAGCGCCTGGGGCGACCCGGTCCGCCGCCGCGCCACCGCCGACTACCTGGGCCGGCGGGCCCGCCGGCTGCTCAAGGGGTCGCTGCTCAAGATCGACACCGGCGGACAGGAGGTCATCGAACGCTCCTCCTGCCGTCTCACCGACGGCGGCTTCGACCTGCGGATCGGCATCGACCTGCCCGGCCACGGGCGCCGCATCGACGGCCGCGGGGCCGAGCGCGAGTTCTGCCGGACCCTGCCCGGCCTGGTCGACGACCTCGACTGGGAGGAGATCGACGAAGCGGAGGCCGTCGCCTTCGCCGACAGCGTCGCCGACACCGTGGCGCTGCGGTCCCGGCTCGCCGAACGCGGCCTGGTCGCCTTCGTCGCCGACGGCGCCGTCCTGCCCCGCAGCAGCGGCGTCAGCGACCAGCCCATGACCAGCGGCGTCGTGCCCTTCGACTCGCCCGAGTCCCTGCGGGTCAGCGTCGACCTGCCGCACCGCGGCACCGTGACGGGCATGGGCGTCCCCGAGGGCATCACGCTGATCGTCGGCGGTGGGTTCCACGGCAAGTCCACCCTCCTGCACGCGCTGGAGCGCGGCGTCTACGACCATGTGCCCGGCGACGGCCGCGAACTCGTCGTCACCCGGGACGACGCCGTCAAGATCCGTGCGGAGGAGGGCCGCCGGGTCGAGCGCACCGACGTCAGCGCGTTCGTGCGCAACCTGCCCACCGGCGCCGACACCAGCGACTTCCGCACGGAGAACGCCTCCGGGTCCACCTCCCAGGCCGCCAACATCTGCGAGGCCGTCGAGGCGGGCGCCCACACCCTCCTGGTGGACGAGGACTCCACCGCCACCAACCTGATGATCCGCGACGAGCGCATGCAGGCCCTCGTGCACGGCGACCGCGAGCCGCTGATCCCGTTCATCGACCTGGTCCGCCCGCTCCACCGCGACCACGGCGTGTCCACCGTCCTGGTCATGGGCGGCAGCGGGGACTACTTCGACGTCGCCGACCTGGTCGTCATGCTCGACGCCTACCACCCGCACGACGTCACCGCCCGGGCCCGCGCCCTGGCGCACGACCGCGCCGACGCCGACTTCGCCCTGCCGCGCGCCCGCGTCGTCGACCCGGGATCGGTGGACGACAGCACCGCGCGCGGCCGTGGCAGGATCAAGCGCCGCGACATGGACGTGCTGGTCTTCGGCGACAGCGACATCGACGTCCGCGCCCTCGAACAGTTCGTCGACCCCGGGCAGATCACCGGTGCCGGCCTGGCCCTGCGCGCACTCGTCCGCGGCGGCCACCTGGACGGCACCCGCACCCTTGCGGAGGCCCTCGCCGCCCTGGACCGGGCCCTGGCCGCGGACGGGGTCACCCTGCTCGGCGGTGACTTCGGTGGCGACTACGCCCTGCCGCGCCGGTTCGAGGTCGCCGCCACGCTCAACCGACTGCGCACGCTCAGGGTCCGCGACCTCCACAGATGA
- a CDS encoding class I SAM-dependent methyltransferase, with protein sequence MFSVGDACSLDLPGADFDTVLCQQALQFFDDRATALSEMRRVLVPGGRVALSVLRPRRHNRAYGHFADALDHHVGSDAGAMMRAPFPDLTADDLRGLLHGAGFDQVVVRIAVTSARYPSVAEMVRQETVSSPLAAHLAGADDTSRAALVEETGRLLADHLDDEGVVLPVETYLVTAERPALD encoded by the coding sequence GTGTTCAGCGTCGGTGACGCGTGCTCGCTCGACCTGCCCGGGGCCGACTTCGACACCGTGCTCTGCCAGCAGGCCCTGCAGTTCTTCGACGACCGTGCGACCGCGCTGTCCGAGATGCGGCGCGTGCTGGTGCCCGGAGGACGCGTGGCGCTCAGCGTGCTCCGGCCACGTCGGCACAACCGCGCCTACGGACACTTCGCCGACGCGCTCGACCACCACGTCGGTTCCGACGCCGGGGCCATGATGCGCGCCCCGTTCCCGGACCTCACCGCGGACGACCTGCGCGGACTCCTGCACGGCGCTGGGTTCGACCAGGTGGTGGTCCGGATCGCCGTCACCAGCGCGCGCTACCCGTCCGTGGCGGAGATGGTGCGCCAGGAGACGGTCAGCTCGCCCCTGGCCGCTCACCTGGCGGGCGCGGACGACACCTCGCGCGCCGCCCTCGTCGAGGAGACCGGCCGCCTCCTCGCCGACCACCTGGACGACGAGGGCGTCGTGCTGCCCGTGGAGACCTACCTGGTCACCGCGGAACGGCCCGCGCTCGACTGA
- a CDS encoding isochorismatase family protein, with translation MAFALVFVDVQRNMLEGGSPVPDADTVRPALSGLLTRARAAGAPVVHVLNDGSDIDPDRPHTPGWQPVFEAEPGEPVFRKTEPNAFSVPGLAASLNGFGVRTLVVAGFQSEFCIDATSRAALDEGYDVVLAAGAHATYPGSSGAHDTAAAVERELQAYGIKVSPARDLDFR, from the coding sequence ATGGCCTTCGCACTGGTGTTCGTCGACGTCCAGCGCAACATGCTGGAGGGCGGGTCCCCCGTGCCCGACGCCGACACGGTGCGCCCCGCGCTGTCCGGGCTCCTCACCCGGGCCCGTGCCGCCGGGGCGCCGGTCGTCCACGTCCTCAACGACGGGAGCGACATCGACCCTGACCGGCCGCACACTCCGGGATGGCAGCCGGTCTTCGAGGCCGAGCCGGGGGAGCCGGTCTTCCGCAAGACCGAGCCCAACGCGTTCTCCGTCCCGGGACTGGCGGCCTCGCTCAACGGCTTCGGCGTCCGCACGCTGGTCGTCGCGGGTTTCCAGAGCGAGTTCTGTATCGACGCGACCAGCCGGGCCGCCCTGGACGAGGGCTACGACGTCGTCCTGGCGGCGGGGGCGCACGCCACCTATCCCGGCTCGTCCGGTGCCCACGACACGGCCGCGGCCGTCGAACGGGAACTCCAGGCCTACGGAATCAAGGTTTCCCCCGCACGGGACCTCGACTTCCGGTAA